The following nucleotide sequence is from Sulfurospirillum arsenophilum NBRC 109478.
CGGTTACTGATGAAGGGAAACTATTGACTGGTGCATCGTTTTGGCCTGTTACGGTGACGCTCAAAGTTGCTACAGAAGTTGCACCGTTTGTATCTTTCATCTGATAGCTAAACGTTTCAGTTGCCGTTGCATTTGCGGCAAGAGCTTGAACGCTTGCAAGAGTTTCATCAATCGCATACGAATACGTTCCATCAGGATTCAGTGTCAAGGTACCGTAAGTGCCTGCAATGGTCGTAGCCGTAGAAATAGCCGTGCTTGGCGTAGCTGTCGTGCCAAACTGTGCATAAGTCACCGTTTTTGTATCACCAGAATCTACATCGATGTCATTTGTCAGTACATTCCCCGTTGCTGCACTTTGCCCAGAGTAGGCAGTAACCGTGTCCGTAAAAGTAGTAGGAGCGTCATTCGTTCCTTGAATCGTAAAGGTTACTGTAGACCAATTGACTCCACCAGCGGTATTCGTGACTTTATAGTTAAACGTTTCAGCCAATGTGCTACCAGGAAGCAAAGACTGAACGGCAGTTACATCATTTCTCACCGTGTAAGTAACTGCCCCTGTACTTGATATGGTCAAGTACCCGTAATTACCTGTAAGTTGGGAGCCTGCGTTGGTTGAACTCGTCCCGTCTATGTTTGTATAACTTGCTACGACGCCACCCGTTCCAGCAGTGTCGTTAGAGAGTACATTATACGTGATCGTTTTGGCAACGCTTGTTGTTCCTGTTACAGCTGTCGTAGAAATATTTTCACCAAGGAAGACGGCATTTTTATCACTTGTAGCCGTTGATGGAGTGTCTGAAGTTCGACCCACTCCCGATTCGTAAACAGTTACAGAATCACTCACAACGACAGGATCAGCCGTTCCTGAACCATAAACGGTGATGTAGAGTTTTGCGTTACTTTGTAAGCCGCCACTGTCTTGCATAGTGTAATTGAAAACTTCTACAGCGGATTGCCCGGAAGATAGATAATTGTTGTCCGTTGTTGGTGTATACACATAGCTACCATTTGTATTTAAGACCAATGTACCATGTGTCCCTTGAAGCGTTTGAGCTATGCCAGAGCTCCCCGTAAATCTAAATACAGTTCCATTGGAGCTTGTTATTTGGTCCGAACTAAGTTTAATGGATGTAATAACTCCATTCGTTACAACGATATCAGTAACCGTCGTTCCGATTGGAACACCACTGTCCGCTGAAACAGTCATTCCTTTGGTAATTGTGCCAACCTGTGCACTCAACCCCGTAATTGTTGTATAGCCTGTTGACGTAACAGCATTAACGGTTGCTGTTTTTCCTTGATTACTTGCAGCAGTGTAGTCAATTGCCCCATTATCAGAATATAAACGCACATTTGGATTAGTAGTCAAGTAGGTAATATAATTTGTACTAAAAGTATGTAATCCTCCAACCGTAGCGTCAGCTCGATAACTACCTGGATCTGCCGACAAGGAGAGTAGGGTTACCCCATTTGTTGTCACAGGATCTCCTGTAAGCGTAATTCTATTTGTACCAGTACTGTCGTATACTGCGTAGTAAGTGGTTCCATTATCTGGGCTGATGTATAAATCATCACCTGACTTTACAGCGGTAAATCCAGAGGCAGTATTAAACGTTAGGGTAGCTGTTCCTTTGACTACACTTATGGTTCCACCAATTGCACTACCTTCAACAAAAGCCCCTACAATCGAAAAGTCACCAGATGGTAAAGTCCCATCCGTTGTTTGCGTTTTATAAGTATTGTCTACATCCGTATCATTTGGTAAAACATTTCCTATAGCCGAGTACCCTGTTACAGCTGTAGTTGTTGTTGCCGTCGTTGTTGATTCTTTTGCAACGTTATAGTCATTGCCTGCTACTGGGGCATCGTTGCTGCCGTTGATTTTCGTTGTCAATGTTGCAGTAGCTGTCCCACCTTTGCCATCGATGACGGTATAGGTAAACTGTTCGGTCAATGGTATACTACTCGTATTTAAGGCATTTACAGTTGCGTTGGTATCATCGGGCGTGTAGACCCACGTTCCATCTGATTGTATCTTTAAGGTACCATATTTACCTACGATATCTACACCCGATGCGGTAGCTGTTGTCGATATACCTGTCGATTTACTGACAACCGTTGTTATACTGAGTGTGTCTGAGTTTGTATCTGTATCATTTACCAATACATTTCCTGTTCCGACGATAGAGGGTGTTATCACACTTGAAGTATTCGCATTGTACCCTTGCTCCAATGCAGTATTACCTGCCCCAATAGATGCGGTAGTACTCGGAGTGCCGTTTGCGACATCATCATAGGCAATGGGTGCAGCGTTAGAGACAAGCAAACTATTTATCTCGCTATCAACACGGTCTGATGATGAGCCGACATTGGCGTACGTATGAAGTGATGCATTGCCATCAATATTGGTTGCAACAGTTTTACTGGTAGATGCTATTTGACTATCAAACCAGGCTTGATCTACAACAAGTAAAAAGCCTTTGTTGTCATTTACATTGCCATCACCATCTTGATTTCCATCTGCTTGGGCTGTGGCTAAATTTGCGGCTGCTGAACCATTATTGTTAAAATCAGCATCCGTCCAAAAATAAAATCCTCTGACAATTCCTCCTGATTTAATGGGACGGCTAACCCAGCCATAGTAAGTCTCACCACCAATGTTGAGTCCTATAGCCGAGACATCATTGCCGCTAAAATTTACATTATTACTACCATCATTAATACTTGCTGCCCCTAAAGAGGTCGTATTAAAATTGTGAGAGTTTTGTTCTTTTGCCGCGGCTGTTTCACCCGTTGATCCCACAATTGAACCATCGTTATTCAAATCATACACCATTGCATAGGCATTAACAAAATTAAACGAGGCAAGCTCTACATTTAGTTTATCGCCTTCTACTGTCATTGTGAAATGGTCGTTATCTAATCCGACAGTAGGGTCTAATGCCCCCGTTGTAACTAATGTGGCAAATTTTTCACCTTCGTCACCGGTGCTATCTTTGGCTCCGTTGAGGAGGGTGTCAAAATTGTGTCCGATCTCTTCGATGACCACTTTCTCAAGATGGGCCTCATCGATACTGGATGCCCAATCACCATTAATGTAAATGACAGGTGTCCCATCAGGTCCATAGGCTGTGTAAGCGCCTTCTGCCACTCCCATGGTTTTAGCATCCAATATCTGAATGTCAACACTGTAATTTCCGCTGGTGATTTGGGCGCAAAGTGCATCTAACGTATTTTGTTGTTCTTGCGTGCTAATAGAATAAATTTGAGCTAATTGTGCATTGTTAGTATTAGAAGAGAAAAAAGTGGCAATACTCTCTTTTGCATTAGCAACAGCGCTTTCGACTTTTGCCGTAGGTGCACCGTCGGCACCGATGACTGCTGTGATGATAGAATGATCGGAATTATCAGTCGAAGCGTTGGTCGTACTGGCTTCGGCGGTCTTTTCTACCACGGCTGCACCTACGGCATCAAACATAATTCTTGGTTCAAGTTCAAGAATGAGTGGTTTTCGATTTTCCATGACAAATCCTTGTTTTTATATACCTCTTTGTTATACATATTGTAAGGCAGATGTGTTGCATCAGAGTTGCATTTAAAAAAATAATCACTATAAATCATCGCTTAATTATCTCAAGTGCTACTAAAATAAACGAATGCGGTATAAATGTTATGAGAAAAGATATTGAAGAATGGGTAGAGAGATATTCTAAAGTGTATGGGAGTAAGCGTTTTTGATGCGAAGCTAAGTGCCTCGCATCGTACTTTAACTAGCGAAGTTTGTCATTAAGAAGATTAATGAGTCCATTGGAAACTTGTGAAAAATCGAGAACTCTTCGTCCTTGATATTGTTTTGCAAATTTTTCTGCTTTCTCTTTGTTCGCAAATGCGGGTAAATCGTCTCCTGCTGGACTTGTTTTTTGGCTTCCATAGACATAAAATGCTTCGCGTGCAGGAATTTTTTCTAGTGTTTCATAATCTGTTACATTGATACGCATATCATCATTTTGTTTTACTTGGTATTCTGGCCAATGTGATGGTTCAAAATAGAATTCAAACATGGATTTTGGGCTTGAAAAATAGATGACTTCACCACTTCTTACTTGAATTGTTGCTGCCCATTCCGGTGCTTGATAAACTTTGATATTTCGTATTAGGCATGTTGCATCTTTTGAAATTTCCATTTTAGCTCCAAAGAGAGCACCTACCATCAAAGCAATAATAAGCAATTTTTTAATCATTTTTTTCTCCTAAACTAAATCTGTTTTTTTAAAGATATGAAACCCAAAGAATGCAAAGGCTAATCCTAAAAGAATAGGGTAGACAATAGAAAATAAAATAAAGAAAGAAAGACGGATATGATCCAAAATATAAAAGGCTACAGGTCCCATAACGGTTAATTCTGGATCAAAAAGGCTAATGGCGGCTACTCTAAAAATTTCCATTGGATTGATGAGTGAGATAGCGATGATGACCTCTTCACTCAAACGGTGTTGCATCATAAGACTAATTAAAGCAATGTCGATGAATGCAAGTAAAACAATCCAAATAAAAAAAGAGAGACCCAACGCAACCTCTGAAGATTTGACAATAGAAGATATTAAAAAAGATATGCCTAAAAAGGCGGCACTAAGGGAAAAAAGTAGTCCAGCATAAAGGAGAAATATATTCCAAGGGATATTGGCACCTTTGATAAGACCGATAACCAATGCGAGAATCATTGCAAAGAAAACAGGTAAAAAGACTGTTGTAAATCTTCCAATAATTTTCCCCCAATAGTATTGTGGTAAAGAAATAGGGAATGAAAGCATATATTCTAATATATGGTTGTCTCTATCACCTGAAATGGATCGGACGGTGGTGATAAGAATAAAAATAGGCAGAATAACAATCGTGACTTGGATATACATCAGCAATAATCTACTCAGTCCACTAAATCCCATCACTTGTGATTCTGTAACACCTGCAATAAAAAATAGAGCAATAAGCCCTCCAAATACGAGAGTGTAAACAACAAACCAGCGGGCTCTTACAGATTCTTTGATGTCGAGAAAAGCAATAAGCAATAAATTTTTCATCTTAGTGTCCTTGTTGTAAATGTTGTCGAATTTTAGGATCGCTCATATTCTCGCCTCTAAGCATGCGAAGGCGCATTTCATTAAAGTCGATC
It contains:
- a CDS encoding ABC transporter permease — encoded protein: MKNLLLIAFLDIKESVRARWFVVYTLVFGGLIALFFIAGVTESQVMGFSGLSRLLLMYIQVTIVILPIFILITTVRSISGDRDNHILEYMLSFPISLPQYYWGKIIGRFTTVFLPVFFAMILALVIGLIKGANIPWNIFLLYAGLLFSLSAAFLGISFLISSIVKSSEVALGLSFFIWIVLLAFIDIALISLMMQHRLSEEVIIAISLINPMEIFRVAAISLFDPELTVMGPVAFYILDHIRLSFFILFSIVYPILLGLAFAFFGFHIFKKTDLV
- a CDS encoding beta strand repeat-containing protein — protein: MENRKPLILELEPRIMFDAVGAAVVEKTAEASTTNASTDNSDHSIITAVIGADGAPTAKVESAVANAKESIATFFSSNTNNAQLAQIYSISTQEQQNTLDALCAQITSGNYSVDIQILDAKTMGVAEGAYTAYGPDGTPVIYINGDWASSIDEAHLEKVVIEEIGHNFDTLLNGAKDSTGDEGEKFATLVTTGALDPTVGLDNDHFTMTVEGDKLNVELASFNFVNAYAMVYDLNNDGSIVGSTGETAAAKEQNSHNFNTTSLGAASINDGSNNVNFSGNDVSAIGLNIGGETYYGWVSRPIKSGGIVRGFYFWTDADFNNNGSAAANLATAQADGNQDGDGNVNDNKGFLLVVDQAWFDSQIASTSKTVATNIDGNASLHTYANVGSSSDRVDSEINSLLVSNAAPIAYDDVANGTPSTTASIGAGNTALEQGYNANTSSVITPSIVGTGNVLVNDTDTNSDTLSITTVVSKSTGISTTATASGVDIVGKYGTLKIQSDGTWVYTPDDTNATVNALNTSSIPLTEQFTYTVIDGKGGTATATLTTKINGSNDAPVAGNDYNVAKESTTTATTTTAVTGYSAIGNVLPNDTDVDNTYKTQTTDGTLPSGDFSIVGAFVEGSAIGGTISVVKGTATLTFNTASGFTAVKSGDDLYISPDNGTTYYAVYDSTGTNRITLTGDPVTTNGVTLLSLSADPGSYRADATVGGLHTFSTNYITYLTTNPNVRLYSDNGAIDYTAASNQGKTATVNAVTSTGYTTITGLSAQVGTITKGMTVSADSGVPIGTTVTDIVVTNGVITSIKLSSDQITSSNGTVFRFTGSSGIAQTLQGTHGTLVLNTNGSYVYTPTTDNNYLSSGQSAVEVFNYTMQDSGGLQSNAKLYITVYGSGTADPVVVSDSVTVYESGVGRTSDTPSTATSDKNAVFLGENISTTAVTGTTSVAKTITYNVLSNDTAGTGGVVASYTNIDGTSSTNAGSQLTGNYGYLTISSTGAVTYTVRNDVTAVQSLLPGSTLAETFNYKVTNTAGGVNWSTVTFTIQGTNDAPTTFTDTVTAYSGQSAATGNVLTNDIDVDSGDTKTVTYAQFGTTATPSTAISTATTIAGTYGTLTLNPDGTYSYAIDETLASVQALAANATATETFSYQMKDTNGATSVATLSVTVTGQNDAPVNSFPSSVTGSINTPITFTGLVSVADVDGNLSSVTVHVDHGTLTYSGNSTPSADLTITGTQAQINAMLASLSYTPTANFTGTDFLTIFSQDSNKAYDSDGFAINIPTPFNGPTVKESDLSTGSTPSGTGETNSATLSTPTGQNFGTSTQSGTDTYGTWTLTTGGVFTYTLTTAPQVSGDSSTRTIYVTTYDQFGNATSNPVTVTINDDAPTAQADTNSVTEGSDVSGNVLTDGTADIFGVDGAKVTSPAGGVVGVRVAGSDTTTAITTGANGSTYIYGTYGYLTMKHDGSYTYYATASISTNQTDTFVYTIEDKDGDQSTATLTIAVNNIDHMSITVNSATPVNENSPYALFMVVPTNSTSADIIDLTLQNATSGTAATWSGFTTIEYSADGTHWTTYDNSHKPVGGVSLYYVRVDISSEKDTTYEGTETFALKAFYTNATSIYASENSTIVDDGTGTKYNGIITGGYPETSTTGLDDDRGLHVSDISVNEGSPYAVFTVTGVSGQQVSLALGNTASTSDVDATLGTDTSNAGTAVSLQYYNGSSWVDYTPSSYVTIPSGGTTLLVRTAITNDTTYEGAETFTLNATNTGGITTSGTGTIHDDGTGTYYPDANPTNATTPATDSSHTLDNDKPAVSIAVSPAGIVEGDTGGSGNTMTYTVSLSHPSAFETKVYVNLSGTATSTTDYTASGLSSDANGTYVTIAAGATTANFNVTSVVDNTYEGAETVVATIDTTTHVPMTNGETLTITTAAATGTITDINHAPTARNDTLVTNEGTAKDQTLPNATDSDGDNVTYAKATDPSHGIVTVNANGTYTYTPSTNYHGTDSFTYTVSDENGGTNTYTVSITVNPVTPIKHALVEPTNPVPLSPQRPTEIQLQVQTEPIVTKTLHQLQEQTESIVVEKAIETYKTPESLPQPAHNDNTQTMVVNHTGRITLDFEGQHETTNNDVIEVRAFKMDPSFVKVIVKDSSYQEGQAKFALYALDGTKSPNWLSIDSQTGLITGTPPQGTEHIIVQVKIIGKDGKVKSVDVEINVAKKITLSINGTLSQQMQMYAAQYRNSDQLITLLHQSNTGA
- a CDS encoding nitrous oxide reductase accessory protein NosL gives rise to the protein MIKKLLIIALMVGALFGAKMEISKDATCLIRNIKVYQAPEWAATIQVRSGEVIYFSSPKSMFEFYFEPSHWPEYQVKQNDDMRINVTDYETLEKIPAREAFYVYGSQKTSPAGDDLPAFANKEKAEKFAKQYQGRRVLDFSQVSNGLINLLNDKLR